A genomic region of Dermacentor andersoni chromosome 9, qqDerAnde1_hic_scaffold, whole genome shotgun sequence contains the following coding sequences:
- the LOC129384115 gene encoding uncharacterized protein, giving the protein MPLQSAVSLFVLLVVDTQEKASQVLGPPKNFLRQAKVVGKEAYTQGYKCVFPIREWTSGLGGELKSQKEARRLQVDLFPVMGLNKELGADWSLQRIYECMKGTEMDACVSDQMALQTTLL; this is encoded by the exons ATGCCCTTGCAGTCCGCTGTTTCTCTCTTCGTTCTGCTCGTCGTGG ATACCCAGGAGAAGGCATCGCAAGTGTTGGGGCCTCCAAAGAACTTCCTCCGCCAGGCAAAGGTTGTGGGGAAGGAAGCATACACACAGGGGTATAAGTGTGTGTTTCCCATCAGAGAATGGACTTCTGGGCTTGGAGGAGAACTCAAGAGTCAAAAGGAGGCAAGACGGTTGCAAGTGGACCTTTTTCCG GTGATGGGCCTGAACAAAGAACTTGGAGCAGACTGGTCTTTGCAGAGAATCTATGAgtgcatgaagggcactgaaatggacGCCTGTGTGAGTGACCAGATGGCTCTTCAGACTACCCTTTTGTAA